GCCTGCTCGTCCTCGAACACGATGGCGCTGATGATGCCGCAATGTGTGCCTGCGCGTAGGTGCGCGTGGCTTTTTGGGAGACGTGCACAATGAGCGGGTGCACGTTTGCAAACTGTGAAGTGTAAAAACACGCGTGTACGTCGAAGCCATCCGATGCGTCGAACGAAAGGTCGCTCGGACTGTTGAAATCTGCTGGAGACACGTTTGAATATTGCTGGAAACTTGTTGGATGCATTGTTTTGTGCGACCGGCTGTTGCATTTCGGATGGTATGGCTTCAAGAAACATGTGCTTTGTGCATGTGCTTTGTTTCAAGGAACGTGCGCTTGCCAAGAAACAGGTGCCTGAAGAATGGTAAATCAATTTACTCTAATCGAGCATTCCGTCAAGACAGTAATTTCATTAATTTAAGGGTCACAGAATGATTACTAGAACTGAAAATGGAGGGAAAATCAAACTTTAATTTCGTGAATTTCGCGCGAACTCCAGTGTCAGCAAGTCTGTGTGACGTCGCGGAtatcagtgtgtgtgtgtgtgtgtgtgtgtgtgtgtgtgtgcgtgcgtgcgtgcgtgtgtgtgtgtgtgtgtgtgtgtgtgtgtgtgtgtgtgtgtgtgtgtgtgcgtgtgcgtgcgtgcgtgcgtgcgtgcgtgcgtgcgcgcgtgtgtgtgtttgggcCGATGTCGCAGTGAAAGTTTTTATTTAAAACTTgcacttgctaagttcagtcttttGCTCATTTAGGAATACAGTCTATAGTCCATCTTTAGCGATAAAATAATTAACTGGACCCGAGCAAGCTcagtcaaaatccatgacgtcacagcgagccaGTGCGGGAATTTAAAGGCTGCGTCGCCGCCCGCCaggcgtcttttctggcttaccaagcctcctaTATCACGGTAAGAGCGTTAATTTTCGGATTGTTGAGAAGCATTTACTAATACAACTcagattgtttttcttttctctaagCTTAACGATCGAGTTGCTAATACGTTTCTGTTCTCGCGTGTTCGATGTTAATATTTCTGTTCTTCGGGTGACGAATGCTCCGAGTAAACGAGCCATGACAGCCTTGCCTTCACCGAACATATTGGCAAATACGTCGCAAACATGCAGctgcaaagaaaacaaagaaaacacaGAACACGGACAAAGAAGCAACAGAAAACACGGACGCGTACACGTGCTCTTCCTTTGTCACCTAATAGCAGGTGCAGCATCTCTTCCCCCTTTCAGACTTGCGTCCCACCTTGCTGCCGGAGTTAGAGCACTCGCATGCGGGATTTCGAATGCGAGTGCTCCAACCAATGTCGAAATTACGGTAAACATTGTGGTAATGTACTGACAGACATAACTTTTCATGCgagatgccaaaaaaaaaaaaaaatacagcaactGTATGAGAGCGAGAGTGCAGTGCTAGGAAAATGAGTTTCTGAAAAAAACAAAGTGTTGCTCTTTTACTGGAATTTTGCGCATCAGTTTCAACTTACATCACTTCTGTGTTTGTGGCTTAGGGTGGTATTGTCAAAAACGACGCGGTGAATTTTATGTATTGGTTTCATTTCACCAGGCACCCATTTACTAAGACGTaaaagaaatggaaaaaaaaaaaagcatgcgtaCCGTTCTCGTCGACGGACATCAAGACGCTGTGTGGGCTGTAGGTCCAGAAAGTCTTGATCGTTGGAGCCACGCTGGCAGCATCCTCGTTCCAGCGGTCGTACATGATGGACGGTAAATCGTAGTCGTCTACGACGCGAACCGTGAATGCAGTATCATAATAAACGCTACCGAGCATGTCTCTGACTTTGCCAATAGCGGGAACGAAGGACTCGTACACAATGTTTGTCTCGCTTCGCGCCGACAGGTCCGCCATGTGTTCTACAACCGTTCTGAAGTTCTCGAATCGCAGCTCTTCGCAGTGGGAAGCAAGCTTCGAACTCTCGTCGTCAGCGTCAGGCACTTCGTGACTGATGTCGTGGGCGTCGTCCTTTCTGTCCACGCCTGCCGTCTTCAAGAGATGCTCTATACGCCCTTCTCCATCATCATTCGTGGGCGACTCGCTGCCTCCGCGTTGGGAAGGTTCCAGCTGAATCGGGGCTGCTCGTGCCGTAATATCCGAATCGGACTGTTCTTCGCCATGTCGCGTAGCACCTTCTTCAGCGTTTAACACATCTCCGAATGTAGGCGACAATGCACTTTCCGATTTCGTAGTTTCCTTTCCTGCAGCGGGAACCTCGTATTTGTTGGCTATGTCTGCCACACCCTCAGCCACTGCCGAGCCCGGCAAGCTCATTTGGTAGGCGTCGTCTCTTAATATGATCGCTGGGGCGTACCCGGTCTCTGAATCAACGCTGCGTGTGTGCTCCCACGGAAACGGTGCGTCCGTGGCCACGATGTGGGAAGCGCTGAGCGTGGATGTGGCCTCACTTTTTCGAATCTCGTCATCGGCAATGTCCCCTGGACCCTGGGAGCGGCTTCTTGTTCCGAAGAGGCGCATTTTTAGGCTTTCCAAGTCATCCGAGGCATCGCCGCTGTAAGAAGAAACGTTACCGTCATTTGGCTGCGGTTCTTGGGTGTACCCTACACTGACGCTGCTTAGCGAAGCCTTTCGCTCGGTTGAGGGGACACCTCCCGCGCCCGCGGGATCGCTCGTGGCAGCGCCTGTTGGGACACTGGATTCAAATTCTCTAGTCGAGCTTTCCCAGGTATTGTCTCCTACTTCCGTAGCATTCGCGCGACGGTCGCCAAACGCCGTTTCACCACCGCGAGTGTTTTCCACTTGCTCGTTGCTATAGTCGGCGCTTCCAGTGCGGAGGGATAGCCAGGACTTGTTCACTTGGCGCCTTGCATCCTCGAAACCCGTTTCGACGTACACAGGACGCTGCAAGTCGTCGTCTCTGTTCTCTGCGCTCCACGTGGCATTCGTCGCTGTGGTGACGTCGTTGGGAGCGGACTGCGTAAATGTACTTGCTATAAGTTCACCGTATTGGGACGCGCTACCTGTCCTGTGCTCCTCATTGTTCAACTCGCCATCCGGTGCGCTTTGTCTCGCATTGTAGGGCAACATTAATTCCTCTTCATCCGCCTTGGCTGACGTGTCACTTTCCAGCGCAGCTGACAGCTCGTGTTTGTCTAGGGAATATTCTTCTTCCGGAATCGTGGCGCCGGCAAGGTAGATGTACGTTGCTTGCTTTCTTGATGAACGAGCAGCGTTTTCCGAGGGCGAGGCGTCTGCTCTGGAACCGACGTCAGAGTAACCAACCAGTAGCTTATGTTTTTCACGAGAAGCTGCGTCGTCACTGGCAGTAACTTCGTCGCTGAACGAGAGCCTTCGCTTTTGTACCTTTGTCTTGCCCGCTCCATCTGTGCCGGCGGCGATTGCTAGACCGCTTATCTGAGGACCAGCAAGATCCGGGATATTGTTGAGAGAAGCCACGACTGTACCTTGGTCTGTTCCGCTGACACCGTCCGTGTGAATACATTCTTGTGTGCTTTCGACGCCATCGTCTTTTTCAGTCGGATCAAATACAAATGGCCCTTCCAGTTCTTGTAACAAGGACGGAACTGCGAAAATTTTTTTCGCGCCTTCTCTGTTCGGCGCAGCTACTGGCAAGTCAACAGGGTGAAAGGCCTTTTCTGGTTCGGTCTCTGAGTGACTGGGCCACGGAGGAAATTCGATCCCAGATGAATCTTCGTTAGACGTCTCAGCTTGAACGCTGATAGGGTATTTGGCCGTCGCGGAGTCTTCAGTACGGAACCACTTGTGCAAGTCGGCAGCAAATCCTGGCCATTTCGAATCCTCTGCAGCTACGCTGAAAGGCTGTTTGCCTTCTGTAAAAGAAAACGTTGGTTGATGGTGATGCGCTTGCCCGGAGGGAGTGGTAGATTCATGTTTGGTCATGTCAGTTTCGTATGGTACCGGTACACTTGAGATGGTCTTGTCTGCGGAGTAACAAGGCTCCCGATCCGTAGAACGTGCTTGGGCACTATATTCTGCGACACAGACTGGTTCCGTATGATATTTAGATGGCTCTTGATCCGTCACAGTTTTGAAAGGAGTTGTGTAATTGTAATACAGTTCGTTAACCTCTGGTGCTGAGCCAGCATACTGTCCGTCGCTAGTCATTGGCGGTTCAGGCATCGACGTTCCAGTGATCGGCGTTATTGCGGGGGATGTTCCGACGGGCGGCGTTGCGAGGGGCGGCGTTCCAAGGGGCGGCGTTCCTAGAGGCGGAGTTCCAATCTTAAATGGCGCGAAAGCTGTCTGGAGAGACATGTTAGCAGCGTGTAACTTGGCCTGCTCATCAGACAGCGCTTGCATGTCTTCAGTGTAAAACAGAGACGCGCAATCTGCCGCCAGACTTTGTTCTTCCTGCCAACTGCTCACCATCATCATACTCTTTTATCTCGTCAGAAGGCAGGGAAACTGGTTTTAAGTCCGTGCAGTTGTGCTGATGACACTGCCTCACTGTGGACATATTGGCCCTGAGCTTCACTGACTGCAATGTCTTCAACTTCCGGAAGTTCTTGCTGATACGCAGCAGCGTCCAGCTGAAAACCTGGTTCATTTTCGTTTAAGGTGGCTTCGCAATTAGGCAGTTGTTCACTTTCATCGGCTAAAGGCAAGATATTGACATTGCTTTCTGTTAGACTGACATACGTCGCATCAGCCGGCACTTCACCGGTTGGCTTGGCTGAAGGTGCGGCGAAAATATTTTCTGG
This genomic stretch from Dermacentor silvarum isolate Dsil-2018 chromosome 2, BIME_Dsil_1.4, whole genome shotgun sequence harbors:
- the LOC125943168 gene encoding uncharacterized protein LOC125943168, translated to MTKHESTTPSGQAHHHQPTFSFTEGKQPFSVAAEDSKWPGFAADLHKWFRTEDSATAKYPISVQAETSNEDSSGIEFPPWPSHSETEPEKAFHPVDLPVAAPNREGAKKIFAVPSLLQELEGPFVFDPTEKDDGVESTQECIHTDGVSGTDQGTVVASLNNIPDLAGPQISGLAIAAGTDGAGKTKVQKRRLSFSDEVTASDDAASREKHKLLVGYSDVGSRADASPSENAARSSRKQATYIYLAGATIPEEEYSLDKHELSAALESDTSAKADEEELMLPYNARQSAPDGELNNEEHRTGSASQYGELIASTFTQSAPNDVTTATNATWSAENRDDDLQRPVYVETGFEDARRQVNKSWLSLRTGSADYSNEQVENTRGGETAFGDRRANATEVGDNTWESSTREFESSVPTGAATSDPAGAGGVPSTERKASLSSVSVGYTQEPQPNDGNVSSYSGDASDDLESLKMRLFGTRSRSQGPGDIADDEIRKSEATSTLSASHIVATDAPFPWEHTRSVDSETGYAPAIILRDDAYQMSLPGSAVAEGVADIANKYEVPAAGKETTKSESALSPTFGDVLNAEEGATRHGEEQSDSDITARAAPIQLEPSQRGGSESPTNDDGEGRIEHLLKTAGVDRKDDAHDISHEVPDADDESSKLASHCEELRFENFRTVVEHMADLSARSETNIVYESFVPAIGKVRDMLGSVYYDTAFTVRVVDDYDLPSIMYDRWNEDAASVAPTIKTFWTYSPHSVLMSVDENGTHCGIISAIVFEDEQAFCAANSVKCDFLANGVKRQLWDALLSVQRGKNLFTVVPAEQVSAYYRHLGFYTSARGLILHGKLASDTDLAPLGQVPLPDGVEIAKFKKQMYASLLSFDKSTLGFGRKRFWRMTLREGPISFRVALRGGSKGQVCGYAGLQNDVSGVPVVRWLVAADEHVAVRLLHNLLDRVAHSSVSAAPGWRCTRAATRQPRSFGTWTPAASSRGCSSSTDGSLSSSTGTLQCSPTYEPHPRQFPSFFFSFSLMLRMRGEIFILFVIRYWQ